In Candidatus Eisenbacteria bacterium, the genomic window CCGCGGAGCTGGCCGCCGAGGTGAATCGGCGCGGGCGGCACTGGAAGGCGAATCGGAACCGCATCACGGCCGCGAAGGTGCTGGGGCGCGTGAAGCTCTACGCCCGCACGTTCGAGCGTATCGGCGAGAGGGTGCGGCTCCTCTCCGAGTAGACCCGTTCTCGGGGTTCGAGCAGGTCAGTTCTCGAGGTTCGAGACGAGGTATACGAAGAAGCCCACGAGCACCGCGGTTCCCACGATCCCGGGAGCGGATCCGAGCTTGCCGCCGGCGCGCCATGTCGTGTCGGAGAGCTTCTGGGGCGAGGCGGTCTCGCCCGGCGTGTAGCCCTCGATCTCGTACCGGCTGTGCTCCACCTCGAGGCCGAGCGCGACCCAGTCCCGCCAGTTCAGGGTCGTGCCGAGAATGAGCCCTGGCGCCTGGTGCGTGTAGCCGCCGTCCTCCGAACCGTAGAAGAGCAGCCCCGGAGCGATGTCCACCGAGGTGTGGCGCGAGAGCCACCGGCGGTACCGGAAGCGCGCGCCCACGCGCGCGTGGCCGTCACCGGAGCCGCCGAACGCCGTCACGCCAAGGGCCGTTTGGGGCGAGATGTTCTTCATGGCTCCCAGGTCGAGAGTGAAGTAGACCGGGTTGTCGCTTGCCTGCGTCGGGTCGTCGTCGAGCCGCGCGTAGACCCCCAGCTCCGTGATGAGGAAGGTCCGGCACTCGGGCATCGGCTTTCCGCTCCAGCAGACGGAGCCCGAGGCGGAACGCGAGGAGGGCAGGGTCAGCGCGGTTCCCACGAGGACCAGCAAGCCGATACGTCCCAGCACGAGATCACCTCCACGTCGAGTTCCTCGCCCGCACGCCGCGGGTCTCCAATTCAGGATACATCGCGCCGGTGCGGTCCATTCAGCCCTTCTCCCGTCGACGAACTCGTAGCATCCTCTGCGCTCAGCTGGTGCGCCGGCTCGTGCTGGAAGCGCCGCGGCTCGTGCGCACGGAGATGTTCCTCGAGACCGACATCCCGGAGTTCGATGCCCGGCTCGGGGCCGTACGCGACGAGCCTTTGACGGAAGGCGGCTGGATCATGCGGATCGGCGTGAGCCGCGAGACGACTGCAAGGAGGGAACTGTGAAGCAGGAGTTCACCGTGAAGGAGGGCCGGGTCGTGCAGGCCGCGCCCGGAGAAGGAACGGTGCGCGTCTACGGCGCGCCCACCGACGAGGAGCGGCGAGAGATCCTCGCCACGACCGGGATCGACGGGTACACCCTCGCGTCGGTTCTGGATCCCGAGGAGATCCCCCGCGTGGAGGTGGAGGACGACTACCTGCTCCTGATCTGGAAGCGACCCACCCCTGCGATGTTCCGGGAAGGGCAAGCGTTTCGCGTTTCCTCGATGGGCGCACTGCTCCATCAGGGCCGGCTGACCTTCATCACCGCGGACGAAGCTCCGGATCTCGGACGGGTCCGGACCCGGTCCATCGACTCCTTGAACGAGCTCCTGCTGCGCGAGCTCCTGAGCACGGTGCGTCACTTCAGCGAGCACCTCCGGGTCATCCAGGAGATCGCCCGCGACATCCAGAGGAAGCTCAACGCCTCGATCGGAAACGAGCATCTCCTCCGGATGTTCGCGCTCACCGAAGGGCTGATCTACTACCTCACCGCCGTGGAAGGAAACGGAGGGGCGCTGGGCCGCCTCAAGGCATCCTCCGATCGTCTGAAGTGTTCCGAGGAGGATCAGCGGATCCTGGAAGATCTCATCATCGAGAACGCCCAGTGCGCGCGGCAGGCGGCCATCTACTCGGACGTCCTCTCGAGCCTGATGGACGCCCGAGGAGCCATCATCAACAACAACATGAACGTCCTTCTGAGAAACCTCACGCTGATCAACGTCGTGTTCCTTCCCCTGGGAGTGCTCGCGAGCGTCGGGGGGATGTCCGAGTTCACGATGATGACGGGGTCGGCGCGGGACATGCACGGCCCTCCGTGGTGGGTCACGTACCCGGCGTTTCTCCTGGTGCTCGCCCTCATCGGGTTCGTCACGTGGTGGCTGCTCCGGCGCTGGATGGAGCGGACGATGGGGCGGTCGTTCCCTCCGAATCCTTGACCGAGGAGACGGCCCTCCGGCGTCAGCGCATCCTGGCCGGACCGCTTTGCTTCGGCGACGAGGCACGACGGATCAGGTAGTACTCGTTCACCGGCCGGTCGTCCGTCAAAGGACCCGCGTCAGGATCCGAGCGAAGGAGCGCGTCGAGGGAAATCTCGTGGGTGAGGACCGCGGTCAGCGGATCGATGGGAGTCGCTTCGGGCTCCCACTCGACCAGGTCCGCCCGTGCCTCGGGAGGCATCCGCGCCACCAGCTGCGCCGGGTCGAGGCGCGCGATCGGGGACTTGCTCCCCAGGAAGTGAATTCCCCAGCCGAACTGGGACGTGTACGCGCGCACGTGAGGGAACGTCTCCCGGAGCGCGCGTGCGACCGCGCCGACCACGACGGG contains:
- a CDS encoding magnesium transporter CorA family protein codes for the protein MKQEFTVKEGRVVQAAPGEGTVRVYGAPTDEERREILATTGIDGYTLASVLDPEEIPRVEVEDDYLLLIWKRPTPAMFREGQAFRVSSMGALLHQGRLTFITADEAPDLGRVRTRSIDSLNELLLRELLSTVRHFSEHLRVIQEIARDIQRKLNASIGNEHLLRMFALTEGLIYYLTAVEGNGGALGRLKASSDRLKCSEEDQRILEDLIIENAQCARQAAIYSDVLSSLMDARGAIINNNMNVLLRNLTLINVVFLPLGVLASVGGMSEFTMMTGSARDMHGPPWWVTYPAFLLVLALIGFVTWWLLRRWMERTMGRSFPPNP